Proteins encoded by one window of Herpetosiphonaceae bacterium:
- a CDS encoding tryptophan 2,3-dioxygenase family protein, protein MAHTLPCGHHVAHDHQPHYCDYLRLSELLQLQPPAEQLRHPDEHLFVTTHQSIEIWFKQIIFELQRCIESLDSDNVGLAIWLIRRINRISAILTTTLQLMDSMAPSDFFAFRPYLAPASGAESQQFREIELLVGVRNPEYRCALERLGQEPGQPATRMWTERMQALWESRSLRAALLELFERRKLAPEDVYVVAPQPNPDADLFLLIEELLDFDEAMTLWRAAHARIAERAIGPILSGTAHSSGISHLEATIASRRFFPELWQARTRLWEQRVKAIGSSAEHACPRLPSSFTPAPGSAHE, encoded by the coding sequence ATGGCCCATACACTACCCTGTGGACATCATGTTGCCCACGACCACCAGCCTCACTACTGTGATTACCTGCGGCTGAGCGAGCTCCTCCAGCTCCAACCACCCGCCGAGCAGCTTCGTCACCCCGATGAGCACCTCTTCGTAACGACTCACCAGAGCATTGAGATCTGGTTCAAGCAGATTATCTTCGAGCTCCAGCGCTGCATAGAGTCGCTCGATAGCGATAACGTTGGCCTGGCGATCTGGCTGATCCGCCGCATCAACCGGATCAGCGCGATCCTCACCACAACGCTCCAGCTCATGGATAGCATGGCTCCCTCGGATTTTTTTGCTTTTCGGCCATATCTTGCCCCGGCTAGCGGCGCTGAGAGCCAGCAGTTTCGCGAAATCGAGTTGCTCGTCGGGGTGCGCAACCCTGAGTACCGCTGTGCGCTGGAACGTTTGGGCCAGGAGCCGGGACAGCCTGCCACCCGGATGTGGACCGAGCGCATGCAAGCGCTGTGGGAGAGTCGTTCGCTGCGGGCGGCGCTGCTGGAGCTATTCGAGCGCCGCAAGCTCGCGCCGGAGGATGTCTACGTGGTCGCGCCGCAGCCGAATCCCGACGCCGATCTGTTCTTGCTGATCGAAGAGCTGCTCGACTTCGACGAGGCGATGACCCTGTGGCGCGCCGCCCATGCGCGGATTGCCGAGCGCGCGATCGGCCCGATTCTCTCCGGCACCGCGCACTCTTCAGGCATCAGCCATCTTGAAGCCACGATAGCCAGCCGACGGTTCTTTCCTGAGCTGTGGCAGGCGCGCACGCGCCTATGGGAGCAGCGCGTCAAGGCCATTGGCTCCTCTGCAGAACACGCATGCCCCCGTCTACCATCATCCTTCACGCCAGCACCAGGATCAGCCCATGAGTAG
- a CDS encoding GNAT family N-acetyltransferase translates to MIDRIEVTRAQPDHIDLVAPLFDGYRQFYGQVSDIEAGRRFLQERISADESVIFVAFGGAAAVGFTQLYPTFSSVVLRRLWILNDLFVAPEARRRGVARALLEHARQFAVQTDAKGLVLETAVDNPAQRLYEALGWRRDSGFYHYALPV, encoded by the coding sequence ATGATTGATCGGATCGAGGTTACTCGCGCACAGCCCGACCATATCGATCTGGTCGCGCCGCTGTTCGACGGCTACCGGCAATTCTACGGCCAGGTATCCGACATAGAGGCCGGGCGGCGGTTTTTGCAGGAGCGCATCAGCGCCGACGAGTCGGTGATCTTTGTGGCGTTTGGCGGCGCGGCGGCTGTGGGGTTTACCCAGCTCTATCCCACGTTCTCCTCGGTCGTGCTGCGGCGGCTCTGGATTTTGAACGATCTCTTCGTCGCGCCGGAGGCACGGCGGCGCGGTGTGGCGCGCGCTCTGCTGGAGCACGCCCGGCAATTCGCCGTCCAAACGGACGCTAAGGGCCTGGTGCTGGAGACGGCGGTTGATAATCCCGCGCAACGGCTGTACGAGGCGTTGGGCTGGCGGCGAGATAGTGGGTTCTATCATTACGCGCTGCCCGTTTGA
- a CDS encoding MFS transporter: protein MSAEAPSAPSSAEDGKHARLPWGQLMILGTFMFAVGAVEPTYSSFMPQFWSDFLTSSALIGVIMGIDNFLALTLLPYFGALSDRTQTRWGRRRPFVILGLAFAILGLIGIPIGRALGGIPMFLASAVLFLGISMYRGTGLALVSDSVPRRLLGNAYGVVTFIMSIAVPIGLMASQKLYALDPSYTFLFGAGASLVGMLAFALLFKEPPLPAVDAVEHTPQSIISALRFMIRLRDRSTILILLVTFTFYVSFNSFFTWLPVHTAARFQVSMDEATSPIMVMGLTTLFFILPISFLGTRFNRQKMMVLGLSGLVVVSLCLHTIPTTVSGMYPFMFLFGLSMAVAMLNAYPLIVERAAVTNVGTFTGLYFLCDGLGGTVGPFLSGAIFDLLGSRNALFLILAPCFGLALLLTLRLGSQAREQPVEIMQAQPVELNI, encoded by the coding sequence ATGAGCGCAGAAGCACCATCGGCTCCCAGCAGCGCGGAAGACGGCAAGCACGCTCGGCTCCCCTGGGGTCAGTTGATGATTCTAGGAACATTTATGTTTGCCGTGGGTGCGGTCGAGCCAACGTACAGCTCGTTTATGCCCCAATTTTGGTCCGACTTTCTGACGAGCAGCGCGCTGATTGGGGTCATCATGGGCATCGATAACTTCCTGGCGCTCACACTGCTGCCGTATTTTGGGGCGCTCAGTGATCGCACGCAGACACGCTGGGGGCGTCGCAGGCCGTTTGTGATCCTTGGGCTGGCCTTCGCAATCCTGGGACTGATCGGCATTCCAATCGGTCGGGCGCTGGGTGGGATTCCGATGTTTCTGGCCTCGGCGGTGCTCTTTCTTGGGATCAGCATGTATCGGGGGACGGGCCTGGCGCTGGTGTCGGATAGTGTGCCGCGACGCTTGCTGGGAAACGCCTATGGTGTTGTCACCTTTATCATGAGCATTGCGGTTCCGATCGGACTGATGGCGAGCCAGAAGCTCTATGCGCTCGACCCAAGCTATACCTTTCTTTTCGGTGCCGGCGCAAGTCTGGTAGGCATGCTCGCCTTCGCGCTCCTGTTCAAAGAGCCGCCCCTTCCAGCAGTGGACGCGGTCGAGCACACGCCACAGAGCATTATCTCGGCACTACGATTCATGATCAGGCTGCGCGATCGATCGACGATCCTGATCCTGCTGGTCACGTTTACCTTCTATGTTAGCTTCAACAGCTTCTTTACCTGGCTTCCGGTCCACACCGCGGCGCGCTTTCAGGTGAGCATGGATGAGGCGACAAGTCCGATCATGGTCATGGGCCTGACCACCCTATTCTTTATCCTTCCCATCAGCTTTCTGGGCACCCGCTTCAATCGACAAAAGATGATGGTGCTGGGATTGAGCGGGCTGGTTGTGGTAAGTCTTTGCCTGCACACGATTCCGACGACGGTCAGCGGGATGTACCCGTTCATGTTCTTATTTGGCCTCAGCATGGCGGTCGCCATGCTGAATGCCTATCCGCTGATCGTCGAGCGCGCGGCGGTGACGAATGTCGGGACGTTCACGGGCCTGTATTTTCTCTGCGATGGCCTGGGCGGGACAGTCGGGCCATTTCTGTCTGGAGCGATCTTTGATCTGCTGGGATCGCGCAATGCGCTCTTCCTGATACTCGCGCCATGCTTTGGCCTGGCACTGCTTCTGACGCTTCGGCTGGGCAGCCAGGCGCGCGAGCAGCCCGTGGAGATCATGCAGGCGCAGCCCGTGGA